The following proteins come from a genomic window of Plectropomus leopardus isolate mb chromosome 11, YSFRI_Pleo_2.0, whole genome shotgun sequence:
- the cbln1 gene encoding cerebellin-1 has translation MLAFCLLSAVWLAASPARAQNETEPIVLEGKCLVVCDSNPTADPTGTALGISVRSGSAKVAFSAVRNTNHEPSEMSNRTMVIYFDRVLVNVGRNFDEERSNFIAPRKGIYSFNFHVVKVYNRQTIQVSLMHNGWPVISAFAGDQDVTREAASNGVLIQMEKGDRAYLKLERGNLMGGWKYSTFSGFLVFPM, from the exons ATGTTGGCGTTTTGCCTGCTCAGTGCCGTGTGGCTCGCGGCGAGCCCGGCCCGCGCTCAGAACGAGACGGAACCAATCGTCCTGGAGGGAAAGTGCCTCGTGGTGTGCGACTCTAACCCGACCGCGGACCCCACAGGCACGGCGCTCGGGATCTCGGTGCGCTCCGGCAGCGCCAAGGTGGCGTTCTCCGCAGTCCGGAACACCAACCATGAGCCCTCCGAGATGAGCAACCGGACCATGGTCATCTACTTCGACCGG gtTCTAGTAAACGTTGGGAGGAATTTTGACGAGGAAAGAAGTAATTTCATCGCGCCACGCAAAGGGATTTACAGTTTTAACTTCCACGTAGTGAAAGTCTACAACCGCCAAACTATACAG GTGAGCCTGATGCACAACGGCTGGCCAGTGATTTCAGCGTTTGCCGGCGACCAGGACGTGACGCGCGAGGCGGCCAGTAATGGTGTTCTGATCCAGATGGAGAAGGGAGACCGGGCCTACCTCAAACTGGAGAGAGGAAACCTAATGGGAGGATGGAAATACTCCACCTTCTCTGGCTTCCTGGTGTTCCCCATgtag